Within the Eucalyptus grandis isolate ANBG69807.140 chromosome 1, ASM1654582v1, whole genome shotgun sequence genome, the region TTCCCTTGACGAATAGCCTCCCGGATCGTTCGCCTAAAAACAATACAATTGGCTGTGTTATGACCCCATTAATGGTGTCACTTACGATATCTTTGGTTAGCCATTCCTTCGTTATCGGATGGTCTGACCTCCGGTTAATTTTGTGAGAGACCATCCTTTAAAAGTAAACAAGATATTTCATCCAATTTCGTTACATCGAATGAATATCTCTGAGTATCTTTTGCCGTAGCTCTAATGGTTTCTTTAACTCGGGCTTGTTTCAAGGCTTGACAAACATATGGTTTGTTGAGCATCATTTTGGCCATAATTGTTTTAATGGCCTCATCTTGGTCGATTTCATTGTAAGAATCATCTTTACCTTCAGCCAAAGCCACATTGTTTTATAATCTTTAAATGGCTTTtcatccttttatttttggagATTCTCATATTTTGCTGCACTTGTTGTTAATGAAAACAAATCAGTGAACTTTTGGCCCTCAAGTCGATCTCTCAAGGAAAATGTCAAGCCATTTAACGGTAGGTCgggaatttcctttttatttagagaaacaatcatcgattccttaattTCTTGAATTTGAGCGTTGTATTGGTCTACCGTCTCATTATTACATTGTCTAATGCTGGCTAAATTTGATTTCGTCACCTTAAAGACCGTTCTGTAAAATTGGCCATGAAATCGACTTTGCATCTCATTCCAACTATGAACAGATTTTGCCAGTAAGCTGGCAAACCAAGTGAAGGCCGTCTATGACGATGACAAAGGAAATAGCCttaatttcatatggccatctTCGCATCACCACATTATGTTGTAAATTTATTAATGTGTTCTATTTTTGACTAATCGTACTCACCAATGAACACGCCGTAGCAAAGTATTTTGTAATCCTTCAATTATTAGAGATTATCAACCCAATCAGGGTATGGTTTCTAATACATCGGCCTAGCAACTCCTCCATCGAGGTAGATGTGCCGCATCACCACTCCGGCAGTTTGTTGTGCTCTTAGGTATTCTCTACCTACCCACTTGCATTGGTTTCGTGTATAGGTACCCTCTTGTCAAAGGTCATGCACTCATCTCTATCAGGATCCTATGCCTATAAGAACTAACCATTCTACCCCTTGGCAGGGAGGGCAGCCTTGCCAAATAATCCATTAGCAATTGAGGTCGATATGGCACGTACTgtgcaattttggtggaatcacAAAGTCGATATTTATGacacgtttggtaaccattctgtttcaagaataatatttttattatattcccGAACGAGTTTCTGAGCATTTAAAAGTGTTTAATAATAgcccaaaatttctaattctggaATATAAATACATTTGGTAGGACTCTTAAAATTTCTagctcaaaatattttcttttaattttttaataattttattacattttatcttctttcctttttttttttttccttttctcttctctcctaCCTTTAGTTGTTGACCATGGCCAGTGACCAACCAAATGAGGGCCGACAACCTCTTTGTAATGTTGTTGAcccccggcaaggctcgacctcattgGGCCATTGCCAGGTCGACAttgcccaaccaaggcaaggGCAACCTAATGATGACCTGGCAAGGCTCTaggcgaggtcaaccttgctcgaatttggtgaggccaagctTGCTTAGCTATTGGTGAGGTCGAGTTCGTGCCTGCTGGGCAAGGCTGGTAAAAGCTAAGCCTTGTAATGGCCAAGCAAGTCTTCGACGAGCTCATTGGACCTCGTTCAGCCTGGTCGCTGGCAATGGTGTGGTGATTGGCGAGCGATGGTGGCCAATGATTGACtgggaggaagagaaaaaaaaaaagaaggaaaagagaaaagaagaaaaaaatgagttggTTTGATTCTAAAgttattctcgagaataaaaaaataatttttttctattatttgattttgtttcaaatctattcccgaaaaaataaaaaatttatcaaaaaattatattattttttattttaaaaaataaaagaataaaatcggATATTATTTAATCGGTTGGTAGACAAACCATCAATCGATTCGCTGTTCCACCAAGTGGTGGAATAAGATTATGGCCTAGCATTATCCCCATTAAATGCTGGCCTTACTGGCCTTTGATTTTCAATATTCGCCTAAGGTTTTAATTGTCCCGGTATAAAGCCCATCTTTTTGCTCATGGTCCACTTATACCTTCCCCAAGTTGCAATCCGAGTCTCTTTTGCATCGcaaagagaaatcgacagtagAGCACGTGGACCATCCCTCGTCAAAAGATCTCTTATCTAAAACTTAAACGTTAATTATAAATATCGTACGTTTCATTTATGACTCGAGACATTATTGCTTTTCATAATGTCTTTAGCTCATCGAATTAAAATTAGCCTTTCGGATCAAATAAACTACAGCCGTTGATCTCATGGGATTCGTACACATCGATACATTGATATGAAGGGAGAAATTCCTGTGCTTAGCTTTTGCAAATCccaaaaaggtgaaaaaaaggggaaaagaaaagaaaaaaggaaaaagaatctgCACAAAGAAAGAGGACGTTACTCATCCCTTCGGACAGTCAGGCCTCAACCTCAGATCAAACGATCAACTGCTGTTCAGACATCAAAAAGCTCTCCCACTTTGATCGACAGATCGACACCGACCCCGACGGAAATGGAGTACCCGTCCGGTCATCACTCCCACCGACACCACCGgagagacgacgacgacgacgacggcggatCTCCACGAAACCGGCCCTTCCCGCCGCCCGGATCCGCCCTCCCGCCCGACTTCTACGGCCAGCCTCCTCCTCCCCGCCCGCCCTTCTACGGCGGCGGCCGCGACGACGACTTCGGCCCGCCCCCGCCTCCGCGGTCCAACGTGTACCACACCTCGCACTCGGCTCCCCCGCCCGATTACCCTCCGCCCGGGGACGATTTCGCCTCCGGTTATCCTCCACCGCCTCAGAGGTTTTTTCAAGGATCGGCCGAGTACTCCGAttacgccgccgccgccgccgccgtcggcgACCGTCGAGCACGTGGCTCACAAGGTCGATGAGCCGAGCGAGACCGGCCACCATTCTTACCGCCCCCATCTGCCTTCTTTCCTCCATCATCACACCCAGCACCAGTCTGAATATGATCCCGCCGATGCTGCTGATGCTTCCGGTGGCGGAACTCTCGGCTCTTATTTCGCCAACAAGCCCACATACAAAGTTTACTGCAAGGCCGAGCCCAATTATTCTCTCACCATTAGGGACTCAAAAGTCATTCTTGCACCCTCCGACTCCAGCGATCCTTATCAAGTATGTTGTTTTGCTTTGCCTTTCGCCTGTCACCCTCGAATCTTGGTCTTTGGTTCTGTTGGATACTTTCAAGTTGATGGCTTTTTCATGTGGGTTTGGTTTGATCTACCTAATTTGAGCGTTTCTGAGCTTGTCTGAGTGTTGTTTGTCAGCTTTGTTCGTTATGTGAGTGAtgttttttattcttcaattcttttaatGATGTGGAGTGGCTTGTATGATTTGATTGCTTCAGAAATGGTACAAGGATGAGAAGTTCAGCACCAGAGTTAAGGATGAAGACGGGTTTCCCTGCTTTTCTCTGGTTAACAAGGCCACTGGTGAGGCCATCAAGCACTCTGTCGGAGCCTCTCACCCAGTAAGTTTTTCTCTCTAGATATTCAAATCCGAAACCTCTGCAATTATAGGATATCTGTGCGAGCTGCAATTAGAATAGGAAAAATGATCTATTGGGCTGTAGAGTAGAAGAAAAGCTTGTGAGACTAGTCATAAGCCAACTATCATTTGCGTGCGAGTTATATCTCAGTGACCATGATACTTTAGCTCATCCAAACGTGGTCAATCTCATTGGTCAACAAAGCTCTCAAGTTTGTTCTCCTTGGGCAAGCAAAAGAAGATTGCGGTCTTACAATTATTATTGGCTCCAATAGCTGGGAATCATGACTATGGGTGTTGCCTTGTATCAACTTGCATGATGAACTTTGGAAATTTAGGCgttaattttgatcaaattacTAGTCATTCGCTTTAGCTGCTGTGTGATTTccaaattataatttttctgaACTTGTCATTGTCTAAGTTTCCCTAGAATTTGAATGTCATTGAAACTGAGGTTAGTCTCAAAATGGCTCATTGTATGCTAAACAGTTGTTTATCTTCTGTTCAATTGTTATCGCAATGATCCTCTGCTTTGGTTCAATTCTCAGCGACTAATTGTTAGACTGGTTGTGGTTCTGAAAGAATTCTTCTTGTGGCATaattccattttttcttctGGCTATCATCTTAGTACCTTTTTTACTGCCTGATCATTGTCTTGCGTTTTTGCCTTTATGAGTGCTAACTTGGACACTACTGAAAAGGCCGACCGCACTCTAAAGTTGGCAATATCTTTCAGCTTTTGTGTAAAAGCTTGTTTGCACTGAGTGTTCACTTTCGTCGCCTCAACCTGGGCTTCATCTCGACATGTTTTTTTGAGCCAATTGCAGTTTGGTTCAACTATTAGAGGTTCCCAAGATTTGTTTATACTGCATGCTTCCTCACCAGAAGATGGACAAAGGGTTGATATATATTTGGATTAGGATATATGCACATTGTAACTAGACCTTAGTGAGGGGCAGAGCCACTTTGAAGTCCAATAAACCGCTTAACTTAAGCCTTAGTTAGCTCTCTAAATAATGTCGGTATCAGAGCTGCAGATTTTTGTCAGATCTAAGATCTGCAATTTTGGTAATCTGCAGGTGCAGCTGGTATCCTATAATCCAGAGCAGCTTGATGCATCTGTTCTGTGGACAGCGGGCAAGGTCCTAGACGATGGTTACAGAACCGTTAGGATGGTTAACAACGTTCGCCTGAATCTGGATGCTTTTCATGCTGACGCAAAATCCGGAGGCGTCCATGATGGCACAACTATTGTGCTCTGGCAGTGGAACAAAGGAGATAATCAGAGATGGAAGATCACCCCATACTGTAAGTTTCTTAGATGCAGAGGAGAGGAATAACCTTCTTGCGACTTGCCacttgtttctttgtctttcatTTCTGAACTATACCCTTTGATGGTTGATGCAGAATACACGGGGGAAGAGTACCTGAATTTGGAGGTTGCGTCTTATTTGCAGGATATGCAGTTTGGTGGATTGTTGTGCTTCCATGTGAGTTTGTGTTGTGATCTCGGATATTGGTTGTATCTCCATGTGTGATTAAGACTTGACTACTTTTGCGTATTACTTTCACTTTGGATGTTATAGTGTTATCATTCTGTGTGTTATTACTCCGCAGACTATATACATGCTTTGTGAATTAGTAATCCTCTGCATTAAGCTGTTTTAGATGTTGCTCGTGAAGATAGATATACTAAGTGATGTAGTCCTACGAGTGCGAGAAGAGCATGCTCTCATGCTTCCATGTGCTGCTGCACCACAAAGCGGCATGCCGAAGCAACAAATATGACGAGCAGCAGTTGAATTTTACAGCTGCTGCCAGTTTCTGTGAAATTGATCATGTTGAGCGTTTTCTCAGCTGACTCGTGGAATCATATGTAGCTTCTTCTCAACAGAAGCACATTCGGCCTCGAGGAATCGGCtttctgcaaaaaaagaaaaagcttgtcAATTCAAGTAAGCTTATTTTCATCCTTCTAAGCATGTCACTGCTTTGGGATTAAAATTACCTTCTGCAGCTCCTCATCTGCTGTTGCAAAGCGCAACGCAAAAAGTTCTCACACCCTTCAATTTGCACATACTGATGCATAGAAGACAATAATGGATAGATCGAAGAACGAGCATGAGCGTATGAAAGAAAGTGCACTAACTAATCAGAGTACGTATACAAACGAAAGGGATAGGGAAAACCTCTCCGGAGTTCCTTTTAGCCATTTCTTGATGCGGGACGTGCCATAAATGTGGCCAATAACGGCATCGACTACGCATCTAATTCCACACCAATAGTACCTTTCGAGTGATCTGAGTTCTGGTACAGTGGAAAGAGCAGAGGATGGGAAAACATACAGATGCGATGATCGTCATCGTTGGTCCAAGCGTTCGCACATATAGAGCAAAAGACACCGTAGGTCTCGCCCCGATTGCACTAGCTGACCTTAGAATCATTGCCACGGGCGACCCCAGATCCACCTAAAGAACACACATGTTAATCCTTccgttcttgttcttcttcgtTGAATCACGCTTGAGCAGAAGCCGAGGCATCTTTGCTTTCGCCGGCAACGTCAATGTACTCCACACAGTCCTGGTCATCTTCGGTTTCGTCATTGGagtcatctcctcctcctcctcctccttcgtcttTGGGGTCAGTTGCTTCATCGACAGTGTACAGACACTGGAGGTTCGGCGGTCGAAGGAACTCCCCGTAACTTTCATCAGTCGCTTCATCTCTTGGGCCTACAATATCTTTGCCAAATCGCATTTGAGCATATTgtcgtctttctttttctcctccttcttcatcttcaaggTCTGCTGCTCCATCGACAACGTTGGAAGTCTGGCAGTTGGAGGAACTCCCTATAACTTTCCTCAATGGCTCCATCTTTTGGGTCTGCAATGTCCTTTCCGAATCGCACTTGAGCAGAAGCCGAGGCATCCACGTCATCGTCTTCTTCtactcctcctctttcttcatcttcggTCTATGCTTCTCCACGACAGCATGCTGACGTTGGCGGAGCTCTAGCCGTGAGGAACTCCCTCTTAACTCTTGCCAATGATTTCATCTATTAGGCCTGCTATgggcccatttggttcggcttttgggaatgcatttgccaaaatgcaaatacttgGGGGCTTtagaaatgcaaatatcgtttggtaaaatttgtatttgtaaatgacttttattaaattaaaaaaaaattatattttcttttttgaagtccggccagaccgccggatccggcggaCGGATGGCCGGATCTCAGTCGCTCGGGGTCGCGTGAcccgggcgacggccgccgaggtcgcgcgacccgggcgacggCCGGGTCTCCCGGGTCGCGCGATTCGGGCGACAaccgcccgggtcgcgcgaccggGCGTCGCCCGAGGttcggcgacggcgggggaccCTTGGTCAAGGCGGTCGCGGCGCATTACGGCGGCGTGCGCgaccccttggccggcggtcgtcggcctccgGTCGGCTTTGCTCAGGTGAAGATGAACAGTGGAAGTTGCATTTcgaaaatgcaacttcccaatgGACCTCTCCCCCTCCATTCCCCCAAAGCCCTTTCAACCCCATTGGAGATGCACCGCATCTCCCAAAGCCTccaaaaaatgaaccaaacaccACAAAGATTTGGCCACCCGTGGGGCTTTAACCCAAACGCTTTCcaaatgcccaaccaaacagggcctatgTCTTCGCCGAATCGCGCTTCAGCAAAAGCCAAGGCATCTTTGATGGATTCTTTGTACGGGGAATACAAAGCATGGAGAGCAAAAGCCTGTGGGAGAGATTAACTTTACAGCAGGGCCATTTTTTCTGTGATTTTATCGGTTTGACATAGACCATTACTAGTCTGAGCCCTCTTGCCGTAAACAAAATATTTAGCTACTACAATCCTACACTGGAGTATGTCGAACTACTTCATCTGAAAATTTGGAAATATTTCTATCTTGGTGGGAAAGACAAATATTTATCTGGGAGCTAAGGAGGCTGTCGGGGGAAGATAGCCAAAAAATAAGCATATGGGCTTCGGATAAGTAGCTCCAATGTTGTGAACGAGGGGCCTAATGAAAAGGTTCAAACTGTTCTTCGTCAATTTTTAGCCCTTTAAATTTAATTGGCCTAAACATCAAGAGTTCTAGTACTAATTGCCAAGTTCTATACTATTTCGGGAGGACCCGCATCCAACTTTCTTGCTGGATTTTGGCCTGCCGTATCATAAAAGTAATCGAGAATTTTGCATTATATCAGCAATTGAAAAGGACAAATGGTGGAATATGTATGTAGAGCACTCCAATACTGTCGGTCCATTTGATTTCAAGTTTCTCTACTCTCTGCGTTTGGCCGGCGGTTTGAAAGTCGACGTATGGTGTGATGTCTTTATGTCAAGTGAACTCCACAAAGCATGCATCGGGCAAAATCATCATCATGTTCTCGGACTTGCCTCCCccgatatttatttatttttattttttgttaccGGGGAACTGCCGTATAGCTAGCAGCCGACGGTATAAACTCGGGACGACTCGTAGGGACCCACTTCCCACGAGCTGTAGGTGAGTCATACAATGGGGGCGAGAAGTTTCGAATCTCTTCCCCGGTTGAGGGGCACCGCGGAATGGGTCTCCCAGTATTTATTGTTCCGAACTAAAACCTATCTTTTGCTCATTGTCCACTTTTCCCTTCCCAAGTTG harbors:
- the LOC104442612 gene encoding LOW QUALITY PROTEIN: ricin B-like lectin EULS3 (The sequence of the model RefSeq protein was modified relative to this genomic sequence to represent the inferred CDS: deleted 1 base in 1 codon); amino-acid sequence: MEYPSGHHSHRHHRRDDDDDDGGSPRNRPFPPPGSALPPDFYGQPPPPRPPFYGGGRDDDFGPPPPPRSNVYHTSHSAPPPDYPPPGDDFASGYPPPPQRFFQGSAEYSDSPPPPPPSATVEHVAHKVDEPSETGHHSYRPHLPSFLHHHTQHQSEYDPADAADASGGGTLGSYFANKPTYKVYCKAEPNYSLTIRDSKVILAPSDSSDPYQKWYKDEKFSTRVKDEDGFPCFSLVNKATGEAIKHSVGASHPVQLVSYNPEQLDASVLWTAGKVLDDGYRTVRMVNNVRLNLDAFHADAKSGGVHDGTTIVLWQWNKGDNQRWKITPY